The following are from one region of the Silene latifolia isolate original U9 population chromosome 9, ASM4854445v1, whole genome shotgun sequence genome:
- the LOC141600555 gene encoding aspartic proteinase nepenthesin-1-like, translating into MSRIYNRRKNLFPDGIKSPLSLVQSSVYVTQLHLGEGDTAYSPYVILDTGAELTWVQCESCNPCFELDQKFAYKKSTSFRRVSVNDELCAPRKSYGGSCGFSLLYGDIGPLPEATGLLGRETFYFKNSRTNNMDAYQGLAFGCTLKSKNIQFGPRPNMHGNVVAGVFGLTSKPKSLLTQLDAQTHGRFFYCIPPIIRATLIESTIYFGDDAQITGDATRQVQTIPMKSGFHYYLPLSGISVNNKRLPIDPSIFEYVGDGKKGLLIDSGSAFSALQRSAYNPLRQAIEEFFLDAYGWLPRSSRQALAFDLCYAIYPGYNQKLFPNVVLHFSSNDQVGEIDMVLGKEQLFTEVEDDHGQKQGFCMTITVVDDPNHSVLGSFQQVNFGFLYDVYNSRLSFVPQNCLENIL; encoded by the coding sequence ATGTCACGTATATACAATCGTCGAAAGAATTTATTCCCCGATGGAATCAAGTCACCTTTGTCTTTGGTTCAGAGCTCTGTGTACGTAACTCAACTTCATTTGGGTGAAGGTGATACCGCTTACTCTCCTTATGTAATTCTAGACACCGGTGCTGAATTGACATGGGTTCAATGTGAAAGTTGCAATCCTTGCTTTGAGTTAGACCAAAAATTTGCATATAAAAAGTCCACTTCCTTTAGACGAGTTAGCGTTAATGATGAGTTGTGTGCTCCACGAAAATCTTATGGTGGATCGTGTGGATTTTCTCTTCTTTACGGAGACATAGGACCGTTACCAGAAGCCACGGGCCTTCTTGGTAGagaaaccttttattttaagaactctaGGACAAACAATATGGATGCTTATCAAGGTTTGGCTTTTGGATGTACACTTAAGAGTAAAAACATTCAGTTTGGGCCAAGGCCAAACATGCACGGAAACGTTGTAGCCGGTGTATTTGGGCTAACTTCAAAACCAAAATCGCTCTTAACCCAACTTGATGCTCAAACCCATGGTAGATTTTTTTACTGTATACCACCAATAATACGCGCAACCTTAATAGAATCAACTATTTATTTCGGTGATGATGCCCAAATTACTGGTGATGCTACTAGACAAGTTCAAACCATTCCAATGAAAAGTGGTTTCCATTACTATTTGCCATTAAGTGGAATTAGTGTTAATAATAAACGACTACCAATCGATCCATCTATCTTTGAATATGTAGGAGACGGTAAAAAGGGTTTACTCATTGACTCTGGATCAGCTTTTAGCGCGTTACAAAGAAGTGCATATAATCCTTTGCgacaagccatagaagaattcTTTCTTGATGCCTATGGTTGGCTTCCTAGATCTTCCCGACAAGCGCTAGCTTTTGATCTTTGTTATGCAATATATCCTGGTTATAATCAAAAACTATTTCCAAATGTAGTTCTTCATTTTTCGAGTAATGATCAAGTTGGAGAGATTGATATGGTATTGGGTAAGGAACAATTGTTTACTGAAGTGGAAGATGATCATGGTCAAAAACAAGGGTTTTGTATGACGATAACAGTTGTTGATGACCCTAATCACTCCGTACTTGGTTCGTTTCAACAAGTTAATTTTGGATTCTTATACGATGTTTACAATAGTCGTTTGTCTTTCGTTCCTCAAAATTGCTTGGAAAACATATTATAG
- the LOC141600554 gene encoding aspartic proteinase nepenthesin-1-like produces MSNVHKLILFLYPIAISIISLISSSNGLSMRMIPIDSHHLQIVPEKFTTYERLQFFNNITMSRIYNRRKHLFPDGIKSPLSLVQASVYVTQLHLGEGNTAYSPYVILDTGSELTWVQCKGCNPCFELDKNFAYKKSTSFRRVSVNDELCSPPESYKGSCGFSLLYGDIAPLTEAKGLLGRETFHFKNSRTNNMDAYQGLAFGCTLKSKNIQFGTDMHGNVVAGVFGLSSKPKSLLTQLDAQTHGKFFYCIPPAIHVTLIESTIYFGDDAQITGDATRQVQTIPMKSDIHYYLPLSGISVNKKRLPINPSIFEYVEGDLTKGFLIDSGAAFTSLPRSAYNPLRQAIEKFFRDAYGWLPRSPKQAFDLCYSIYPGYYQKLFPNVILHFLSNDQVGEINMVLGKENLFTEVEDGHGVKQGFCLTIITVDDPNHSILGSFQQVNFGFLYDVYNSRLSFVPQNCLENIS; encoded by the coding sequence ATGTCTAATGTACACAAACTCATCCTCTTTTTATATCCTATTGCTATAAGCATTATATCATTAATCTCTAGCAGCAATGGATTATCGATGAGAATGATTCCAATAGACTCACACCATTTACAAATTGTACCAGAAAAATTCACTACTTATGAACGACTTCAATTTTTTAACAACATAACAATGTCACGTATATACAATCGTCGAAAGCATTTATTCCCTGATGGAATCAAGTCACCATTGTCTTTGGTTCAGGCCTCAGTGTATGTAACTCAGCTTCATTTGGGTGAAGGGAATACCGCTTACTCTCCTTATGTAATTCTAGACACCGGTTCTGAATTGACATGGGTTCAATGTAAAGGTTGCAATCCTTGCTTTGAGTTAGACAAAAATTTTGCATATAAAAAGTCCACTTCCTTTAGACGAGTCAGCGTTAATGATGAGTTGTGTTCTCCACCGGAATCTTATAAAGGATCGTGTGGATTTTCTCTTCTTTACGGAGACATAGCACCGTTAACAGAAGCCAAGGGCCTTCTTGGTAGAGAAACATTTCATTTTAAGAACTCTAGGACAAACAATATGGATGCTTACCAAGGTTTGGCATTTGGATGTACACTCAAGAGCAAAAACATTCAGTTTGGGACAGACATGCATGGAAACGTTGTAGCCGGTGTATTTGGGCTTAGTTCAAAACCAAAATCGTTGTTAACCCAACTTGATGCTCAAACCCACGGTAAATTTTTTTACTGTATACCACCAGCAATACACGTAACCTTAATAGAATCAACTATTTACTTCGGAGATGATGCCCAAATCACTGGTGATGCTACTAGACAAGTTCAAACCATTCCAATGAAAAGTGATATTCATTACTATTTGCCATTAAGTGGAATTAGTGTTAATAAAAAACGACTACCAATCAATCCATCTATCTTTGAATATGTAGAAGGAGACTTGACAAAGGGCTTCCTCATCGACTCTGGAGCAGCTTTTACTTCGTTACCAAGAAGTGCATATAATCCTTTGCGACAAGCAATAGAAAAATTCTTTCGTGATGCCTATGGTTGGCTTCCTAGATCTCCCAAACAAGCTTTCGATCTTTGTTATTCAATATACCCCGGTTATTATCAAAAACTATTTCCAAATGTAATTCTTCATTTCTTGAGTAATGATCAAGTTGGAGAGATTAATATGGTATTGGGTAAGGAAAACTTGTTTACTGAAGTGGAAGACGGTCATGGAGTAAAACAAGGGTTTTGTCTGACTATCATAACTGTTGATGACCCTAATCACTCCATACTTGGTTCGTTTCAACAAGTTAATTTTGGATTCTTATACGATGTTTACAATAGCCGTTTGTCTTTCGTTCCTCAAAATTGCCTGGAAAACATATCATAG